In Tsukamurella tyrosinosolvens, the genomic window CAGGTCCTTGATGTCCAGGCGCTTCGCCATGATGGATCTCCTTGTTACTTCGTCTTGGGGGCGAGCAGCCGGGACATGAGGGCGGCGAGGCCGCTCGCGATGCCCACGAGGATCACCAGGGTCAGGGCGGCGCCCCACGCCCGGTACTCGCCGACGGCGCCGGGGTTGTTGCGGTACTGGTCGTAGATGAACAGCGGCAGCGACGACATGTTGCCGTTGAAGAGGTCGTAGTTCATCCGGTCGCTGATGCCGACGAGCAGCAGCACGGGCGCGGTCTCGCCGACCACGCGCGCGATGGCGAGGAAGACGCCGGAGACCATGCCGGACGCGGCGGTCGGCAGCACGATCCGCACGATGGTCTTCCACTTCGGCACGCCGAGCGCGTAGGAGGCCTCGCGCAGCTCGTTGGGCACGAGTTTGAGCATCTCCTCGGTGGAGCGCACGACGACGGGCACCATGAGCAGGATCAGCGCGAGGCTCACCGCGAACGCGGACTGCGGCATGCCGAAGGTGGTGATCCAGATGCCGAAGATGAAGAGGGTGGCGACGATCGACGGGATGCCGGCGAGCACGTCGACCATGAAGGTGGTGATCTTCCCCAGCCGGGTGCCCTCGGCGTACTCGACGAGGTAGATGCCCACCATGACGCCGATCGGCACCGAGAACAACGCCGCGATGCCGGCCTGCACGAGCGTGCCGTACAGGGCGTGGCGGATGCCGCCGGCGTAGGAATCGGGGGCGACGCGGACCATCGACTTGGTCCACCACTCGGGCTCGAGGATCGCGGGCAGGCCGTTGGCGATCACCATGTACAGCAGCGAGACCAGCGGCGCGAGGGCCAACAGGAAGCAGGCGCCGAAGACGATCGCGGCGGCGTTGTTCTTGATCCGGCGCGCGGTGGAGGTGCGGTGGAAGACGGTGCCGCTCTTGGCGACGTCGTCGAGCTCGGTGGCGGTCATCCGTTCACCCGTCCCCCGCCGATCCAGCGGGCGACCGCGTTCACCACGAAGGTGAGCACGAACAGCACGAGGCCGGCGGCGATGTAGGCGCCGCGCTGGTCGACGTTGTCGAACTCAGCGGCGGCGGAGGCGATCTTCGAAGCGAAGGTGTAGCCGCTGTCGAACAGCGACCAGATGGAGGTCTTGGTGGCGGCGAACAGGATGATGAGCACCGCGATGGTCTCGCCGAGCGCGCGCCCGAGGGCCAGCATCGAGCCGGCGACGATGCCCGACCGTCCGTAGGGGAAGACCGTGAGGCGGATGACCTCCCACTTGGTGGCGCCCAGGGCCAGCGCGGCCTCCTGGTGCGCGACGGGGGTCTGCCGCAGCGATTCGCGCGTGATCGACGTGATGATCGGCAGGATCATGATCGCGAGCACGATACCGGCGGTGAACACCGTCGAGCCGAGCGAGAGTTCCACGTTGCCGGTCTTGAACAGGAAGAACCAGCCGAGGTTCTCGTTGAGCCAGCGCTGCAGCGGCACGAGGAACGGCGCGAGCACGAAGATGCCCCACAGGCCGTAGATGATCGACGGGACCGCGGCCAGCAGGTCGATCACCGCGCTGAGCGGCCGCGAGAGCCGCTGCGGCACGTACTGCACCAGGAAGGTCGCGATACCCACGGCCACCGGCACGGCGAGGATCAGCGCCATCACCGACGAGAGGACCGTGATCTTGAGCAGCTCGAGGATGCCGAACCGCATGTTGGACGGGTTCGTCTGCCACTCGGAGCTGGTGAGGAAGTTGGCGTTGTTCTTGGTGAGCGCCGGGATCGCCTGGATCACCAGCTGCAGGAAGATCAGCGCGATCACGACCACGAGCAGCACGCCCGAGGCGTACGCCGCCCACTTGAAGATCTTCTCCATGCGGTCGTGACCGCCGGCGAAGGTCGTGCGGGTGGCCCCCGCGTCGGTGGTCGCCACGGCGCTCGCGGCGCCGTCCGCGTCGCGGTCCGTCGAATCCTCAGTCGCCATGTTTCCCCGTTGTTCCGCCACGCGAAAGTCGTCCTTCCGGCTGAGCCGGACGTCGTGCGAGTGCCATTGTGCCTGGCCGCCCGCACGACGCCCGGTGGTTCAGCAGTGTCCTACTGGATCGAGTCGATCGACTCGGTGAGCGTGGTGCGGAAGGACTCGGGGATCGGGGCGTAGCCCTGGCCCGCGAGCTGGTCCTGCGCCGGCTTGCTGGCCGCGACCTTGAGGAAGGTCTTCAGGCCCTTGCCGACCTCGGCGTCCGAGTACTTCGAGCACACGATCTCGTAGGTCGCGAGCACGATCGGGTAGGCGCCGGCCGCCGACGGCTTGTAGAAGCCCTCGGTGTCGATGACCAGGTCCTTGCTGCCCGGGGTCTTGAACTTGGCCGACTCGATGGTCTTGGCGACGGACTCGCTCGAGAGCTTCACGGCCTCGGGCCCGGCGGAGGTGATGATGTTGGCGACCTGCAGCTTCTGCGCCTTGGCGAAGCTCCACTCGGCGTAGGTGATGGTGCCCTCGGCCTTGTTCACGGTCGCGGCGACGGCGGCGTTGCCGCTCGCGCCCTGGCCGGTGCCACCCTTGAAGGCCTTGCCTTTCTTGTCGGCGGACCACTCGGCCGGCGCGGCGGAACCGAGGTACTTCTGGAAGTTCTCGGTGGTGCCCGACTCGTCGGAGCGGAAGACGACGGTGATCGGCAGGTCGGGCAGCGTGGTGCCCTTGTTCTCGTCCGCGATCTCGGGCGCGTTCCACTTGGTGATGACGCCGCTGAAGATCTTGGCCAGCGTCGGGGCCGAAAGGTTCACGGAGACGTCGCCGGGGAGCTTGTAGGCGACGGCGATCGGGCCGAAGACGAGCGGGAGGTTCAGGGCGGGGGCGCCGCACTTCTCCTCGGCCTTCTTGGCCTGGTCGGCGTTGAGCGGCGAGTCGGAGCCGCCGAAGTTGGTCAGGCCCGAGGTGAACTCGGTGATGCCCTGGCCCGAGCCGTTACCGCTGTAGTCGACGTTCGCGCCGGAGCAGTCCTGGGCGAAGGTGTTCTTGAAGACGGTCATGGCGTTGGCCTGCGCCGTCGAGCCGCTGCCCTTGAGCTGCAGCTTGCCGTCGCACTGCACACCGGAGCCGCCGGCGGCCGAGCTGCCCGCGGCCTCGCTCGACTCCTCGCCGCCGCACGCGGACAGGGTCAGGGACAGGGCGGCCACCATGGCAAGGGCCGATACGGATCCACGCTTGAAGTTCACCGAGATTCCTCCGGGTCGAGTCAGGACTGATCACCCCGGCACTGCGGGTGTCATCCAGCAACATAGGGAGGCCGGGTGTCCGAATCGGGTGTCCCGGGTGAACGGACGGGAAACTCGCCCGGTCGAGTGGATTACCGTAATGCGTACGCAACGTGTCTTTCGCGTTCCTCAAAACCCAGGCGGGTGTAGGTGCGCAGCGCGGCGGTGTTGTCGCCCTCCACGTACAGCTCCACCTCGGCGAGGCCGCGCCCGGCGAGGTACTCCAGGCCGGCGGCGGTGAGCAGGTTGCCCAGCCCCCGCCCCTGACCTGCGGGGGCGACGGCCACGATGTACACCTCGCCGAGCCCGGCGGCGGGGTCGGCGACCTTGGTCCAGTGGAAGCCCAGCAGCCGGTCCTGCTCGTCGACGGCGAGGAACAGCCCGGCCGGGTCGAACCAGTCGGCGCCGGTCCGCTCGTCGATCTGCTCGCCGGTCCAGCCGCCCTGCTCGGGGTGCCAGGAGAAGGCCGCGTTGTTCACCGCCAGGATCGCGGCGTCGTCGGCCGGCCCGGCGTAGGTCCGCAGGGTGACCCCAGCGGGCGGGGCCGGCACCGGGCCCAGCCCGCCGAGGGGCCGCCGCAGGTTGAGCAGGGTCCGCACCGCGGTCAGTCCGAGGTCCGCGGCGAGCGCGCGGGCGCCGGGCAGGTCGCCGTGCGCCCACACGGTGCCACCCTCCCCGACGAGGTCGAGCGCGCCGGTCACCAGCGCACGGCCCAGGCCCCGTCGGCGCTCCGACGGTGCGACGACGACCTCGGCCGCACCGGCCCCGCCGGCGGGCGGGACGACGATCCCCGCGTAGCCCGACGGTGCGCCGTCCGCGTCCCGCGCGAGGAGGTGCGGGCCGTCGCCCGTGACGCCGAGGCGGAACTGCTCCGAGAGCGCGCCGATGCCGTCGGCGGCCTCCGCCGCGGCGGCGATCGCCAGCACCGATTCCGGATCGGTGACCGGTCCGCGCACCACGTCGACCATCTACAGCTCCTCGAGATCCTCGTCCGTCGGTTCCATGTCCTCGACGGGCCGCTCGCCCTTGCCGCGCACGGGCCGCACCGCCTTGTAGCCCACGTTACGGACCGTGCCGATCATGCCCTCGTGCTCGGCGCCGAGCTTGGCGCGCAGGCGCCGGACGTGCACGTCGACGGTGCGGGTGCCGCCGAAGAAGTCGTAACCCCACACCTCCTGCAGCAGCTGGGCGCGGGTGAAGACGCGGCCCACGTTCTGTGCGAGGAACTTGAGGAGCTCGAACTCCTTGTAGGTGAGGTCGAGCGGCTTGCCACGCAGGCGGGCGGTGTAGGTGCCCTCGTCGATGACCAGCTCGCCGAGCGTGACCTTGTCGGCCACCTCGTCCTCGCCGCCGGAGTCGCGCCGCGCGACGACGAGCCGCAGGCGGGCGTCGATCTCGGCCGGCCCGATCGTCGGCAGGAGGAAATCGTCGAGGCCCCAGTCGGCGCTCGCGGCGACGAGCCCGCCCTCGGTGAGGACCGCGACCACGGCCATCCTGCCCCCGCCCGTGCTGCCCAGCAGCCGGCACAGGCCGCGCGCGGTCACCAGATCGGTGCGGGCGTCCACGAGTGCGACCTCGGCCGGTCCGACCTCCAGCAGCGACGAGACGTCGGCCGGCAGCGTCCGCACCGTGTGCGGCAGCAGCGACAGCGACGGCAGCACGGTGTCCGGCTCCCGGTCGGATGTGAGCAGGATCAGATCCACATGCCCTCCCCACAGTGCGCGGCGGCCTCGAAGAAAATGTCGAATGTCAGAATAGCGGTGGTCAGAACGCCGCGCGTGACGGCGTCGGTGTCGACGAGAGGGTGCGAGCGTGGCGCAGGGGCAGGGACGGGCGTGGATCAGGCGGGTTCTGATCGCCCTAGCGACGCTCCTCACGGTCGCGCTGCTCGCCGAACTCGGCTCCGCGGCAACGGCGGAGTACCGCCTGTCTCGCGAACTGCGGGCGGCCGCCGGCCTGTCCGACGACCCCGAGGTGACGATCGGCGGATTCCCCTACCTGACCTCGGGCGGCGAGCATCCGAAGCTGACGATCGCCGCGCCGGCGAAGGTGCGCGACCGGAGCGCCCGCATCGAGGCGGAGATGACCGACGTCCGGATCCCGGGCGGCCTGCTGCCGACGTTCGCGCCGGACACGCCGATCGCGGCCGGCCACGTGGAGGCGCGCGTGCGGCTGGACCAGAAGGCCGTGGGCCGGTTCATGGACATCGTCGACCTGCAGGTGCACACCCCCGCCCCGAAGCGCGCCGGTGCGGGCAGCCCCGCCGACGGCTACGTGAAGGCGTCGAAGGGCATCGTGCTGACCGGCACCGTCCCGCTGCCCACCCCGGCCGAGCCGGAGCGCACCGTACTGATCTCGGTGGCGGCGGACTTCGCGAACGAGGGTGACGCGATCTCGGTCCGTGCCACCGGCATCTACTCGGGCCCCGAGGATCACGCGAAGGCCGACCTGTTGCCGGGCGAGGACCGGACGGTCCTCGCCGCGTTCACCCGCGTGCTGCCCCGGATGGCGCTGCCCTTCGGCATCGCGCCCACCGGCGCGCGGGCGGAGAACGCCGACGTCGTGCTCCTCGGGGAGGCCGACGGGGTCACCGTCACCCCCGGCGCGTTCTACCGTCCCCTGGCCTGAGCCTCCCGCGCGCCCGGGTCCCGTGACCCTCCCGTGACGGAAGCTCGCGGGTTGGGTATTCTCGGTCCCATGCGCAACCGCTGTGAGCTGCTGCTCACCCGCCGTCTGGCGGTCGATCTGTGCCGTATGGCCGGTTGTCGCTGTCTGGGCTAGTCCCGCCTCCTCCGGGCCGGGTGCCCGATTCTCGGTGCATCCCCATGCCCTCCCAGCGCATCCGCGCACCCTTCGAAGTGGCGATTCCGCTTCTCACTTCACGTCCATAGGTATCAACGAAAGGGATCCTCATGGCTCGCTCCGACGTCCTGGTCTCCGCAGACTGGGCTGAGCAGAACCTCGACACCCCGGGTGTCGTCTTCGTCGAGGTCGACGAGGACACGTCGATCTACGACGACAACCACATCCAGGGCGCCGTCCGCCTCGACTGGCGCAAGGACCTGCAGGACCCGATCCGCCGCGACTTCCTCGACCAGGAGGGCTTCTCGAAGCTGCTCTCCGAGCGCGGCGTCGGCAACGACGACACCGTGGTGCTCTACGGCGGCAACAACAACTGGTTCGCGGCCTACGCGTACTGGTACTTCAAGCTGTACGGCCACCAGGACGTCAAGCTGCTCGACGGTGGCCGCAAGAAGTGGGAGCTCGACGGCCGTCCCCTGTCGACCGATGCCGTGTCCCGCCCGGCCACGAGCTACCAGGCCAAGCCCGTCGACCTGTCGCTGCGCGCCTTCCGCGACGAGGTGATCGACTCGATCGGTAAGAAGAACCTCATCGACGTGCGCTCGCCCGACGAGTTCTCCGGCAAGATCTCCGCGCCGGCCCACCTCCCGCAGGAGCAGGCGCAGCAGCGCGGCCACGTCCCCGGCGCGATCAACATCCCGTGGTCGACCACCGCGAACGAGGACGGCACCTTCAAGTCGGACGAGGCTCTCGCGGCGCTGTACGCGGAGAAGGGCTTCGACGACGCCAAGGAGACCATCGCGTACTGCCGCATCGGCGAGCGCAGCTCGCACACGTGGTTCGTGCTGCAGGAGATCCTCGGCAAGAAGAACGTCAAGAACTACGACGGCTCGTGGGTCGAGTACGGCTCCCTCGTGGGCGCCCCGATCGAGAAGTAAGGAAGACCATCATGTGTGGAGCACCGAAGCAGGGCCAGGTCCTGCCCGCAGGCGTCGACGTCGAGAAGGAGACCGTCCTGACCGGTCAGGTCCTCGACGGTGCCGGTAACCCCGTCGCGGGCGCGTTCGTGCGCCTGCTCGACGGCACCGGCGAGTTCACCGCCGAGGTCGTGGCCTCGGGCACCGGCGACTACCGCTTCTTCGCGGCGCCGGGCACCTGGACGCTGCGCGCGCTGTCCTCCGTGGGCAACGGCGACATCCAGGTCTCGCCCGAGTCGAACGGCGTCTACAACCAGGACATCACCGTCGCCAAGTAGGCGAAGCAGGTGAGGGGCGCGCATCCGGATGCCGGGTGCGCGCCCTTTCCGTTTTCCGCCACCCGGCGGAAATCGGACGGGTAACGTCGGATATCAGTACCGAATCGGTGTTACGTCGCGAATCCGCTACCCGAGGAGTCCCCCGTGCCCGCTCCCTCCGACGCCGAGTACTTCGAGCTCGGCGACGTCACCCTGCAGTCCGGCCACACCCTGCGCGGCGCCCGCCTCGCGTACAAGACCTTCGGCACCCTCAACGCCGACAAGTCCAACGTGATCGTCTACCCCACCTGGTACTCCGGCTGGCACACCGACAACGAGTGGCTCGTGGGCACCGACAAGACACTCAACCCGGACGAGTACTTCATCGTCATTCCCAACATGCTGGGCAATGGCCTGTCGACGTCCCCGTCGAACGCGGCCTCGCCGTACGACCACGCCCGCTTCCCGCTCGTCACCTTCTACGACCAGGTCGAGGCCCAGCACCGCCTGCTCACCGAGAAGTGGGGCATCTCGACGATCGCGCTGGTCACCGGCTGGTCGATGGGCGCGGGGCAGACCTACCAGTGGGCGGTGAGCCACCCGGAGATGGTGCAGCGCGCGGCGCCGTTCTGCGGTTCCAGCCGCACCGCGCCGCACAACCAGGTGTTCCTCGAGTCCCTTCGCGAGGCGCTGCGCGCCGACGCGGCGTGGGCCGACGGCGACTACGACCCCGCGCGCCCGCCCATCAAGGGCCTGCGCGCCTTCGCGCGGATCTACTCCGGATGGGGCTTCTCGCAGGCCTTCTACTGGTACGAGACCTGGCGCGAGCTGGGCTTCACCTCGCTCGACGACTTCCTCTACGGCTTCTGGGAGCAGTTCTTCCGCGACGGCCGCGACCCCAACAACCTCATCGCGATGATCGGCACGTGGCACGCCGGGAACGTCGGGAACACCCCGGGGTTCGACGGTGACCACGAGGCCGCGCTGCGCTCCATCAGGTGCCCCCTGCTGGCGATGCCCGCGGAGAAGGACCTGTACTTCCCGCCGGAGGACGAGGCCTGGGCCTCGCAGTTCATCGAGCACGGCGAGGTGCGGGTGATCCCCGGCGTATGGGGCCACTTCGCGGGCGGCGGGGCGAACCCGGTGGACACCGCGTTCATCGACGCCGGCCTGCGGGAACTCCTCGCCCGCCCCGGCTACACCGGGTAGCCGCTCGAATCCTCATCTCACGTTCCGCCCGCCCCCGGCGTCTACAGGGCAGGATCGAGACGAGGAGAGATCATGAGCACCAGGCACATCGTGGCGGAGACCACGCTCGGCGAGCTGACGCTCGTCGCCGAGGGACGCGCCGTGACCGGCGTGTACTTCCACCACCACATCCGCCGGCTGGCGGAGTCGTCGTTCGGGGAGCGGGTCGCCTCGGACGTCCTCCTCGACGAGGCGGCGCAGCAGATCCGCGCCTACCTCGCCGGGGAGCGCCGCGCCTTCGACCTGCCGTTCGCCACCGCGGGCGACGAGATCCAGGAGGCCGTCTGGGCGGCGCTGCGGGAGATCCCGTACGGCACCACCACGACCTACGGCGCCCTCGCGGAGCGGCTCGGCTTCCGCACGTCGGCGTGGGGCGTGGGGCAGGCCGTCGGCGCGAATCCGCTGTGCGTGCTCATCCCGTGCCACCGCGTGCTCGGGTCGAACGGCACGCTCACGGGGTACGCGGGCGGCCTGCGCCGCAAGCGGGTCCTGCTCGACCTCGAGGCCGCCGCCGACGGTGCCCCCTGGTTGCCGGGCATGGGGGCCGCGTGAAACCACCCTTCGAGCGCCTGGTCGACGAGCACGCCGCGACGGTGCTGCGCGTCTGCCGCGCGATCCTCGGCCCGCACGACGCCGAGGACGCGTGGTCGGAGACCTTCCTCTCAGCGCTGCGCGCGTACCCGGACCTGCCCGAGTCGGCCAACGTCGAGGCCTGGCTCGTGACCATCGCGCACCGCAAGGCGATCGACCAGGTGCGGGCGGCGCAGCGCCGCGCCGTGCCGGTCGACGCAGTGCCGGAGCGCCCCGTCACCGCCTCCCTGCCCGACGGTGACCTCTGGGTCGCGGTGGCGGCCCTGCCGGACAAGCAGCGGCAGGCCGTCGCGTACCGCTACGCGGCGGACCTGCCCTACGCCGAGATCGCCGAGATCCTCGGCGGCACCGTCGACGCCGCGCGCCGTGCGGCCGCCGACGGCCTCAAGAAACTCCGTACCACGCGCACGAGGGAGGAACTCTCATGAGCGAGAAGATCACCGAAACACTCTCGGCCCCTGCCGATACCGACGCCCTCGCCCGGCTCCGCGCCCGCCTCACGGCGAGTGCCGAGGCGGACGGCCTGCTCGACGTCGCCTACACCGTCGTCGACTCCCCCGTCGGCGGGCTGCTCCTCGCGGCCACCGAGCGCGGCCTCGTCCGGGTGGCCTACGCCCGCGAGGACCACGACGCCGTCCTGGAGGCCCTGGCGCAGAAGGTCAGCCCGCGGGTGCTGCGCGCGCCCCGCCGCCTCGACGGGGCCGCCCGCGAGCTCGACGAGTACTTCGCGGGCACGCGCACCGCGTTCGACCTACCGCTGGATCACGCCCTCTCGCACGGCTTCCGGCAGCTGGTGCAGAGCCGGCTGCCGGACATCGGCTACGGCACCACGCTGAGTTACAAGCAGGTGGCCGAGCTCGTCGGGAGCCCGGCGGCGGTCCGCGCGGTCGGCACCGCGTGCGCCACGAATCCGCTGCCCGTGGTGGTCCCGTGCCACCGGGTGGTGAAGTCGGACGGCGGCATCGGGCAGTACGTCGGTGGCGTGGCGGCGAAAGCCGCCCTGCTGGAGCTGGAGTCGGCCGCATGAGCGCCGCCCCGGGCCCCGACGCCGCAGACTGGGATGCCGTCGCCGCCGAGCTGGACGCGGTGGGCGGGGCGCTGCTCCCCCGCCTCCTCTCCGACGAGCGCACCGTCGAGCTGCGGCGGCTGTACCCGCGGGACGCGCTGTTCCGCAGCACGATCGACATGGAGCGGTACCGGTTCGGCGCGGGCGAGTACAAGTACTTCGCCCGGCCCTACCCGGAGCCGATCGACGAGCTCAAGCACGCGTTGTACCCGCACCTGCTGCCGATCGCGCGACGGTGGTGGGAGCGGCTGGGCCGCGAGGCCCCGTGGCCCGACGACCTCGACGAGTGGCTCGCGATGTGCCACGAGGCGGGACAACGGAAGTCGACGGCGATCCTGCTCAAGTACGGCGCGGGCGACTGGAACGCGCTGCACCGGGACCTCTACGGCGATCTGGTCTTCCCGCTGCAGGTGGTGATCGCGCTCAACGATCCGGGCGTCGATCACGAGGGCGGCGAGTTCCTGCTCGTCGAACAGCGACCCCGCGCGCAGTCGCGGGGCACGTCGTTCACGCTCCCGCGCGGGCACGGCTTCGTCTTCACCACCCGCGACCGCCCGGTCCGCTCCGCACGGGGCTGGTCCGCCGCACCCGTGCGGCACGGGGTGTCGACCGTCCGATCGGGCGAGCGCCACACGCTGGCCCTCGTCTTCCACGACGCGGCCTGACATGGGCTCGGAGGCGCTGTTCCCGCCCGACCGGTCCGTGGTCGACCTCGCGCCGGGTGCGTACCTGATCCGGGGTTGGCTCGACCTCGAGCAGCAGCAGTGGATCGTCCGGCGGTTCCGCGAGTGGGCGGCCGGCCCGGTGCCGATCCGCGCCGCGACGGTGCGCGGGCACCCGATGTCGGTGCGAACCGTGTGCCTGGGCTGGCATTGGCAGCCGTACCGCTACTCGCGCGACGCGACGGACGTGAACGGCGCACGGGTGCTGCCCTTCCCGGACTGGCTGGTGCGGGTGGGTCGGCGCGCACTGGCCGACACGGGGCACGACGCCGGCGAGGTGGAGCTGTACACGCCCGACACGGCGCTGGTGAACTACTACGACGAGCGGGCCCGCATGGGCATGCACCAGGACAAGGACGAGGTCTCCCGGGCGCCGGTGGTCTCCCTGTCGATCGGCGACAGCTGCACCTTCCGGCTGGGCAACACGGAGAACCGGAACCGTCCCTACACCGACGTCACGCTGGAATCCGGGGATCTCGTGGTCTTCGGCGGCCCGTCGCGGCTGGCCTTCCACGGCGTCACCGCCGTGCGGCCGGGCACTGCGCCGCCCGGCTGCGGCCTCGCCGCGGGCCGAATCAACCTCACCCTCCGCGAGACCGGTATGGAGGACTGAGCCCGTCGCTACCCACCGTCGACGATGCGGTCGGCGCGCGCCGCCGTGGCCTCGATGAGCCGGGCGTTGGTCTCGTCGGTGCCGTCGGCCCGGGCGCGGGCCTCCTCGGGGCCGCGCCCGAATCGCATGTGCCGCGCGATGAGCCGCTCGCGGCGCAGCACCGGGTCGATGCGCAGGAACCACACCTCGTCGAGCGCAGCCCGCGCACGCGGCCAGGCGCCGCTCTCGGCGAGCAGATAGTTGCCCTCGGTGACCACGAGCGGAACCTCCGGCCCCACCTCGATGGCGCCGCCGATCGACGCCTCGAGGCCCCGGTCGAAGCGCGGCGCGTAGACGGTGCCCTCGGCGGCGCGCAGGCGGTGCAACAGGTCGGCGAAGCCGGCGTCGTCGAAGGTGTCGATCGCGCCCTTGCGCTCCCAGCTCCCGTGCCGGCGCAGCACGGCGTCGTCGAGGTGGAAGCCGTCCATCGGGACCAGCACCGCGTCGTCGCCGAGCGCCGCCACGAGTCCTTCGGCCAGCGTCGACTTCCCGGACGCGGGCGCCCCGGCGACGCCGAGCAGGACACGTCCCGGCCGCGCGATCAGTTCCCGTGCGCGGGCGATCAGCTCGTCCGTCACAGCGTCTGCAGCCACGCCCTCACCCCCGGATACCGGCACTTCCCGGAGGCGTGCCCCGCCGCGAAACGCAGTGCGTCGGCGACCGCCTCGCCCCGCGCGATCGCGAAGGCGTACGCGCCGTGCAGCACGTCGCCCGCCCCGAGCGTATCGACCACCGGCAGCGCCGGCACGTCGACGGTGCCCTCCACCCCGCGGTCGCGGTAGCGGATCGGCCCGGCCCCGTCGGTCACGGCGACGACCGGCGGCGGCGGGACATTCTCCGGCGCACGGAAGTCGGCGGAGCAGACGGCGTGTCCCGCGAGCGGCAGCAGGTCGGCGAAGACGGGGCGCCAGCGCCCCGCGTCGAGGACCGTCGTCACGCCCGCGGCGACGGCGCTGCGGATCGCCGCGCGCGCCGCGGCGGGGCCGTGCCCGTCGAGGAGCAGCACGTCGAAGCCGCCGGCCTGGATCGGCGGGACCGCGTCGGGGTATCCGGAGCCGTCGAAGGAGACCACCTGCCGGTCGCCCGTGGGGGCGTGGACGGTGACGGCGGAGACGGGCGGCGCGAATCCCGGTGGGGCGAGGTCGAGGAGCTCGACCCCGCACGCGTCGAGGTCGTCGCGCACGAGGTGGCCGAGGGCCGTGTCGCCGACCGGGGCGGCGAGCACGGCGCGGCCGCCGAGAGCGGCGAAGACCGCCGCGGCGTTGAGCGCGGGGCCGCCTCCCGAGACGTCCTGGCGGACTGCGGTGACCTTCCCGTTGCGGGGTGGCGACTCCGCGACCCGGGAGATGACGTCGATGGTGGCGAGCCCCACGAACAGGCCCCGGGGACCGCTACGGCCCACCGCCCGCCTCCTCGTCGGTCGGCGCCAGCGCGCCCGTCATCAGCGCCACCACCTCGGACATGCTGCGCTGCTTCGGATCCACGACCGCGGCTCGGCGGCCGAGCCGGTGCACATGGATGCGATCGGCGACCTCGAAGACGTGCGGCATGTCGTGGCTGATGAGGATCACGGGCGTGCCGCGGTCGCGGATCTGCCGGATGAGATCGATGACCTGGCCGGACTCGCGCACGCCGAGGGCGGCCGTGGGCTCGTCCATGATGATCACCTTCTTGCCGAAGGCGGCCGCCCGCACCACCGCCACGCCCTGCCGCTGCCCGCCGGAGAGGGTCTCGACGGCCTGGGTCGCGGAGGTGATGCCGATCTTCAGGTCCGCGAGGTGGCCGGC contains:
- the pstA gene encoding phosphate ABC transporter permease PstA, whose amino-acid sequence is MTATELDDVAKSGTVFHRTSTARRIKNNAAAIVFGACFLLALAPLVSLLYMVIANGLPAILEPEWWTKSMVRVAPDSYAGGIRHALYGTLVQAGIAALFSVPIGVMVGIYLVEYAEGTRLGKITTFMVDVLAGIPSIVATLFIFGIWITTFGMPQSAFAVSLALILLMVPVVVRSTEEMLKLVPNELREASYALGVPKWKTIVRIVLPTAASGMVSGVFLAIARVVGETAPVLLLVGISDRMNYDLFNGNMSSLPLFIYDQYRNNPGAVGEYRAWGAALTLVILVGIASGLAALMSRLLAPKTK
- the pstC gene encoding phosphate ABC transporter permease subunit PstC; its protein translation is MATEDSTDRDADGAASAVATTDAGATRTTFAGGHDRMEKIFKWAAYASGVLLVVVIALIFLQLVIQAIPALTKNNANFLTSSEWQTNPSNMRFGILELLKITVLSSVMALILAVPVAVGIATFLVQYVPQRLSRPLSAVIDLLAAVPSIIYGLWGIFVLAPFLVPLQRWLNENLGWFFLFKTGNVELSLGSTVFTAGIVLAIMILPIITSITRESLRQTPVAHQEAALALGATKWEVIRLTVFPYGRSGIVAGSMLALGRALGETIAVLIILFAATKTSIWSLFDSGYTFASKIASAAAEFDNVDQRGAYIAAGLVLFVLTFVVNAVARWIGGGRVNG
- the pstS gene encoding phosphate ABC transporter substrate-binding protein PstS, encoding MVAALSLTLSACGGEESSEAAGSSAAGGSGVQCDGKLQLKGSGSTAQANAMTVFKNTFAQDCSGANVDYSGNGSGQGITEFTSGLTNFGGSDSPLNADQAKKAEEKCGAPALNLPLVFGPIAVAYKLPGDVSVNLSAPTLAKIFSGVITKWNAPEIADENKGTTLPDLPITVVFRSDESGTTENFQKYLGSAAPAEWSADKKGKAFKGGTGQGASGNAAVAATVNKAEGTITYAEWSFAKAQKLQVANIITSAGPEAVKLSSESVAKTIESAKFKTPGSKDLVIDTEGFYKPSAAGAYPIVLATYEIVCSKYSDAEVGKGLKTFLKVAASKPAQDQLAGQGYAPIPESFRTTLTESIDSIQ
- the mshD gene encoding mycothiol synthase encodes the protein MVDVVRGPVTDPESVLAIAAAAEAADGIGALSEQFRLGVTGDGPHLLARDADGAPSGYAGIVVPPAGGAGAAEVVVAPSERRRGLGRALVTGALDLVGEGGTVWAHGDLPGARALAADLGLTAVRTLLNLRRPLGGLGPVPAPPAGVTLRTYAGPADDAAILAVNNAAFSWHPEQGGWTGEQIDERTGADWFDPAGLFLAVDEQDRLLGFHWTKVADPAAGLGEVYIVAVAPAGQGRGLGNLLTAAGLEYLAGRGLAEVELYVEGDNTAALRTYTRLGFEERERHVAYALR
- a CDS encoding winged helix-turn-helix domain-containing protein; its protein translation is MDLILLTSDREPDTVLPSLSLLPHTVRTLPADVSSLLEVGPAEVALVDARTDLVTARGLCRLLGSTGGGRMAVVAVLTEGGLVAASADWGLDDFLLPTIGPAEIDARLRLVVARRDSGGEDEVADKVTLGELVIDEGTYTARLRGKPLDLTYKEFELLKFLAQNVGRVFTRAQLLQEVWGYDFFGGTRTVDVHVRRLRAKLGAEHEGMIGTVRNVGYKAVRPVRGKGERPVEDMEPTDEDLEEL
- a CDS encoding LmeA family phospholipid-binding protein, whose product is MAQGQGRAWIRRVLIALATLLTVALLAELGSAATAEYRLSRELRAAAGLSDDPEVTIGGFPYLTSGGEHPKLTIAAPAKVRDRSARIEAEMTDVRIPGGLLPTFAPDTPIAAGHVEARVRLDQKAVGRFMDIVDLQVHTPAPKRAGAGSPADGYVKASKGIVLTGTVPLPTPAEPERTVLISVAADFANEGDAISVRATGIYSGPEDHAKADLLPGEDRTVLAAFTRVLPRMALPFGIAPTGARAENADVVLLGEADGVTVTPGAFYRPLA
- a CDS encoding sulfurtransferase, producing the protein MARSDVLVSADWAEQNLDTPGVVFVEVDEDTSIYDDNHIQGAVRLDWRKDLQDPIRRDFLDQEGFSKLLSERGVGNDDTVVLYGGNNNWFAAYAYWYFKLYGHQDVKLLDGGRKKWELDGRPLSTDAVSRPATSYQAKPVDLSLRAFRDEVIDSIGKKNLIDVRSPDEFSGKISAPAHLPQEQAQQRGHVPGAINIPWSTTANEDGTFKSDEALAALYAEKGFDDAKETIAYCRIGERSSHTWFVLQEILGKKNVKNYDGSWVEYGSLVGAPIEK
- a CDS encoding DUF1416 domain-containing protein; protein product: MCGAPKQGQVLPAGVDVEKETVLTGQVLDGAGNPVAGAFVRLLDGTGEFTAEVVASGTGDYRFFAAPGTWTLRALSSVGNGDIQVSPESNGVYNQDITVAK